In a single window of the Luteibacter rhizovicinus DSM 16549 genome:
- a CDS encoding DUF4242 domain-containing protein translates to MPRYIVERDFPGKLHLPTNDEGDRLCRKIVNTNAEEGVTWVHSYVSLDRTRTFCVYDAPSPEAIREVGQRNQLPVGSITEVSVLDPYFYLGTGHAGVETAAHSRLRTPWLPFSYVLA, encoded by the coding sequence ATGCCTCGCTACATCGTCGAACGCGATTTCCCCGGCAAACTGCATCTGCCCACCAACGACGAGGGCGATCGCCTTTGCCGGAAGATCGTCAATACCAACGCGGAAGAGGGCGTCACCTGGGTGCACTCGTACGTGAGCCTCGATCGGACGCGAACCTTCTGCGTTTACGACGCGCCCAGCCCCGAAGCCATCCGTGAAGTGGGCCAGCGCAACCAGCTTCCCGTCGGCAGCATCACCGAGGTGTCCGTGCTCGATCCGTATTTTTACTTAGGTACCGGACATGCCGGGGTCGAAACCGCGGCGCACTCCCGGCTCCGCACGCCCTGGCTACCCTTCAGCTACGTGCTGGCCTGA
- a CDS encoding VOC family protein: protein MWVVANRYIRFADGSFIELLGITRADPTFDPGMKADQVALKGGPGARTFGFRSSSIDTIHASLQALHYAVTPTTIA from the coding sequence TTGTGGGTAGTCGCCAACCGCTACATCCGCTTCGCGGACGGCAGCTTCATCGAACTGCTCGGCATCACCCGCGCCGACCCCACGTTCGATCCAGGCATGAAGGCAGACCAGGTAGCGTTGAAAGGTGGCCCGGGCGCGCGCACGTTCGGCTTCCGTTCGTCGTCGATCGACACGATCCACGCATCGCTACAGGCGCTGCACTATGCGGTAACGCCGACGACTATCGCGTGA
- a CDS encoding haloacid dehalogenase-like hydrolase — protein MFDLDKTLLSADSTVEWMRGLLRASPLKLLAALPVLPAALVMLHMPSARRIGASLLLWIATYGLDRAALEQSIDAFARRFEQGMRSLHWIDDGMARLREHLDRGDRVVIVTAAPQWLAGRLLASIAGDLPVLGSELRRAGGGWIVRRHCRGMEKCRMLLEAGYGKAWRWAYSDSADDAPMLARAREAFLVNATVRTQRQAAAHGASHAVVLQWPV, from the coding sequence GTGTTCGACCTCGACAAGACGTTGCTCTCGGCGGATTCGACCGTAGAGTGGATGCGCGGCTTGTTGCGGGCGTCACCGTTGAAGTTGCTTGCCGCGCTGCCGGTGCTTCCGGCGGCGTTGGTAATGCTGCACATGCCGTCGGCGAGGCGGATTGGCGCCTCCCTGTTGCTGTGGATCGCCACGTACGGTCTCGACAGGGCGGCGTTGGAGCAGAGCATCGATGCCTTCGCCAGGCGATTCGAGCAAGGCATGCGCTCCCTGCACTGGATCGACGACGGCATGGCCCGGCTGAGGGAGCACCTGGACCGCGGTGACCGCGTTGTCATCGTTACGGCGGCGCCGCAGTGGCTTGCCGGGCGTCTGCTTGCGTCGATTGCCGGCGATCTGCCGGTGCTCGGCTCGGAACTGCGGAGGGCGGGTGGCGGCTGGATCGTCCGACGGCATTGCCGCGGTATGGAAAAGTGCCGGATGCTTCTCGAAGCGGGTTATGGCAAGGCGTGGCGATGGGCGTATAGCGACAGCGCCGATGATGCGCCGATGCTGGCTCGCGCGCGGGAAGCCTTCCTCGTCAATGCAACGGTGCGAACCCAACGACAAGCCGCTGCGCATGGTGCGTCCCATGCGGTCGTGCTGCAGTGGCCTGTGTAG
- a CDS encoding zinc ribbon domain-containing protein YjdM: MENTYPDGDTYVCPDCSHEWPQRSTKSEDGDVVVRDVNGNVLVSGDSVVVIKDLKVKGSSIPLKQGSMIRNIRLVEGDAEHIEGNSDKIKGLVLKTCFLKKA, encoded by the coding sequence ATGGAAAACACCTACCCGGATGGCGACACGTACGTCTGTCCGGATTGTTCGCACGAATGGCCCCAGCGTTCGACGAAGTCCGAGGACGGCGACGTCGTCGTTCGCGACGTCAACGGCAATGTCCTGGTGAGCGGCGACAGCGTGGTCGTGATCAAGGACCTGAAGGTGAAAGGCTCATCCATTCCCCTCAAGCAGGGTTCGATGATCCGCAACATCCGGCTGGTCGAAGGCGACGCCGAACACATCGAAGGCAACTCGGACAAGATCAAGGGTCTGGTGCTGAAGACGTGTTTCCTCAAGAAGGCTTGA
- a CDS encoding peroxiredoxin produces MKPLMTLAALALAGTAALATPASAALKEGTQAPDFTLPAYLAGKPFTFKLADALKQGPVVVYFFPAAHTDGCNVEAHMFSEAIDKFKALHATVIGVTAGNTGELAAFSTENEHCGGKFAVAADEGAKIAKAYDSTLMIRPGWSDRTSYVIAPSGKITHVYSSLKPQKHVQETLDAVKAIEGAH; encoded by the coding sequence ATGAAGCCCTTGATGACCCTCGCCGCGCTTGCGCTGGCCGGCACCGCCGCCCTGGCGACACCTGCTTCCGCCGCGCTGAAAGAAGGTACGCAGGCACCGGACTTCACCTTGCCGGCCTACCTCGCCGGCAAGCCGTTCACCTTCAAGCTCGCCGACGCCCTGAAGCAAGGACCCGTGGTGGTGTATTTCTTCCCCGCGGCGCACACGGATGGCTGCAATGTCGAAGCCCACATGTTTTCGGAGGCCATCGACAAGTTCAAGGCGCTGCACGCGACGGTCATCGGCGTGACAGCGGGCAATACGGGTGAGCTCGCGGCGTTCTCGACGGAGAACGAACACTGCGGCGGCAAGTTCGCCGTCGCCGCCGACGAGGGTGCGAAGATCGCGAAAGCCTACGATTCGACCCTGATGATCCGGCCCGGCTGGTCGGACCGCACGTCGTACGTGATCGCACCATCAGGCAAGATCACCCATGTGTATTCGAGCCTGAAGCCGCAGAAGCATGTGCAGGAAACACTCGACGCAGTCAAGGCGATCGAGGGCGCCCATTAA
- a CDS encoding ATP-binding protein yields the protein MELIERDYPLQRLHEAVGRAERGSGLIVLVSGEAGIGKTSLVRRLVRDRTGEGDRVLWGSCEALFSPRPLGPIYDMAGAFDGDVQGMLGVDGPRARLFSAILTDLQHSPRTTLLILEDLHWADTATLDLVKYLARRVHPLRAVLLLTYRDDEIGDRHPLQTVFGDLPADAAMRIPLQRLSEDAVADMARRSGCVVDGIFATTGGNPFFVTEILHADGVPATVRDAVLARAARQSPPVRALLDLVAIVPARVEIAMVDAVLAPSVDDISSALASGLLTAADGWYAYRHELARMAVEKALAAPVITALHARVLACLESGDEPAPMARMVHHAAGAGDAAAVLRYAPLAAAEAISHGSHCEAAKLYGVALAYASRLPLREQAELLGRRSYQCYLTDQADEAMSASLRALDIWRELGERTHEGNTLRWLSRLHWFAGCNRDAEAYADQAVALLEQLPEESEFAWALSNRSQLYMLAGRTPEAVAWGTRAMELAKRVDDTEVLCHAMNNVGTAMLSSGDPEGRHWLEKSLSIALDRGYGEHVARAYANLTSTEVTTRNYVVAARTIHEAGIYFAERDLDSWANYVLAWKARVDFEQGRWDDAARLASQLIVRDAVAPVTRIPAMAVLARIRLRRGDPGATELIDEASELASHTGELQRLAPIAVARAEAAWLRGESSLNDPWVRHTYEMAEALGDRRELGELGFWLWKLGEGQGKYAESDDPYAMLWEGAWQAAADAWRILACPYMRAMALWDGEEASKLEALAIFEAMGACATVKLCRAQLRQAGIRGVTRGPRATTVANPAGLTTRERHVMSLLARGLSNAEIAQHIVRSEKTVEHHISAILRKLDVCSRGEAVAAAGRLGLTDPP from the coding sequence GTGGAACTCATCGAACGCGATTACCCCCTGCAACGTTTGCATGAAGCAGTCGGGCGAGCGGAGCGGGGCTCAGGGCTCATCGTGCTGGTCAGCGGAGAGGCGGGCATCGGCAAGACATCGCTGGTCCGCCGTCTCGTACGCGACCGGACCGGGGAAGGCGACCGCGTGCTCTGGGGAAGTTGCGAGGCGCTGTTCTCGCCCAGGCCCCTGGGGCCGATCTACGACATGGCCGGCGCCTTCGACGGAGACGTGCAGGGCATGCTCGGTGTCGACGGACCTCGCGCGAGGCTGTTCAGCGCCATCCTGACCGATCTGCAGCATTCGCCGCGCACGACGTTGCTGATTCTCGAGGACCTGCACTGGGCCGATACCGCGACACTGGATCTGGTGAAATACCTGGCCCGACGTGTTCATCCCCTGCGCGCCGTCCTCCTGCTTACCTATCGCGACGATGAAATAGGCGACAGGCATCCGCTGCAAACGGTGTTCGGCGACTTGCCAGCCGATGCCGCCATGCGCATCCCACTGCAACGGCTCTCGGAAGACGCGGTGGCCGACATGGCCAGGCGGTCGGGCTGCGTGGTGGACGGGATTTTCGCGACCACCGGCGGCAACCCCTTCTTCGTCACGGAGATCCTGCATGCCGATGGCGTCCCAGCCACCGTACGTGATGCCGTGCTCGCGCGCGCGGCGCGACAGTCGCCACCGGTGCGAGCGCTACTGGACCTGGTCGCCATCGTGCCGGCGCGCGTCGAGATCGCCATGGTCGACGCCGTGCTCGCGCCGTCGGTCGACGATATCTCCTCGGCCCTGGCATCGGGTCTCCTCACCGCGGCGGACGGCTGGTATGCCTATCGCCACGAGCTGGCACGCATGGCTGTGGAAAAGGCCCTGGCGGCGCCGGTGATCACCGCCCTGCATGCCCGCGTGCTCGCCTGCCTCGAAAGCGGGGACGAACCCGCACCCATGGCCCGGATGGTTCATCACGCCGCGGGTGCGGGCGACGCGGCGGCCGTGTTGCGGTATGCGCCGCTCGCCGCAGCCGAGGCGATCTCGCATGGCTCGCATTGCGAGGCCGCGAAACTCTATGGCGTGGCTCTCGCCTATGCCTCCCGGCTACCGCTACGCGAGCAGGCCGAGTTGCTGGGACGTCGCTCGTACCAGTGCTACCTGACGGACCAGGCGGACGAAGCGATGAGTGCGAGCCTGCGCGCGCTCGATATCTGGCGTGAGCTGGGCGAGCGCACCCACGAGGGAAACACCTTGCGCTGGCTGTCGCGTCTGCACTGGTTTGCCGGATGCAATCGTGACGCGGAGGCCTATGCGGATCAGGCCGTGGCGTTGTTGGAACAGTTGCCCGAAGAGAGCGAGTTTGCGTGGGCGCTGAGCAACCGATCGCAGCTGTACATGCTTGCCGGGCGTACGCCCGAGGCGGTTGCATGGGGTACGCGCGCCATGGAACTGGCCAAGCGGGTCGACGACACCGAGGTCCTGTGCCACGCGATGAACAACGTGGGCACGGCGATGCTCTCGAGCGGCGATCCGGAAGGAAGGCACTGGCTCGAAAAGAGCCTTTCCATCGCGCTCGATCGCGGTTACGGCGAGCATGTCGCCCGGGCCTACGCCAACCTGACCAGCACCGAAGTCACGACCCGCAACTATGTCGTGGCCGCACGAACCATTCACGAGGCGGGGATCTACTTTGCCGAGCGCGATCTCGACTCGTGGGCAAACTACGTGCTGGCCTGGAAGGCCCGCGTCGATTTCGAGCAGGGACGCTGGGACGACGCTGCCCGCCTGGCGAGTCAGCTTATCGTCCGCGATGCGGTGGCGCCGGTGACGCGCATACCGGCCATGGCCGTGCTGGCACGCATCCGCCTGCGACGTGGCGACCCCGGTGCCACCGAACTGATCGACGAGGCCAGCGAACTGGCCAGTCATACCGGTGAACTGCAGCGGCTCGCACCCATCGCGGTCGCACGCGCCGAAGCGGCGTGGCTCCGTGGCGAGAGCAGCCTGAACGATCCGTGGGTAAGGCACACCTATGAGATGGCCGAGGCCCTGGGCGATCGCCGCGAGCTCGGCGAGTTGGGCTTCTGGTTGTGGAAGCTCGGCGAGGGGCAGGGGAAATACGCCGAAAGCGACGACCCGTACGCGATGCTTTGGGAGGGAGCCTGGCAGGCCGCCGCGGACGCATGGCGCATTCTCGCTTGTCCCTACATGCGTGCGATGGCGCTGTGGGACGGCGAGGAAGCCAGCAAACTCGAAGCCCTGGCCATCTTCGAGGCCATGGGCGCCTGCGCGACGGTGAAGCTCTGTCGCGCGCAGTTGCGCCAGGCCGGCATACGTGGCGTGACGCGGGGCCCCAGGGCTACCACGGTCGCCAATCCCGCCGGCCTGACCACGCGCGAACGCCATGTCATGAGCCTGTTGGCGAGAGGCCTGTCGAATGCGGAAATCGCGCAGCACATCGTTCGGTCGGAGAAAACGGTCGAGCACCACATCTCGGCCATCCTGCGCAAGCTGGACGTTTGTTCCCGCGGCGAAGCGGTGGCCGCCGCGGGACGGCTCGGACTGACCGACCCGCCTTAG